A section of the Aigarchaeota archaeon genome encodes:
- a CDS encoding DUF61 family protein, whose product MFPNGLDEWLKHELKTINASLPAYTVPLSVLLNLDEPCVKTISGEIHYFDKRELEEFKKILPREFDVSLPLIFIRRRELGEGVYIIKGEKNEAEAFRLALGLSSVHKSAEGYYTYRPFVIEFLRRYQTLGVLGIY is encoded by the coding sequence ATGTTTCCGAATGGTTTAGACGAGTGGCTTAAGCATGAGCTTAAGACGATCAACGCATCGTTACCCGCTTATACCGTACCTCTCAGCGTCCTTTTGAACTTAGACGAGCCTTGTGTCAAGACGATAAGTGGAGAGATACATTATTTTGACAAACGAGAACTGGAGGAGTTCAAGAAAATTCTTCCTAGAGAGTTCGACGTTTCTCTTCCGCTAATCTTCATCAGGCGAAGGGAATTGGGAGAGGGAGTTTACATAATTAAAGGTGAGAAGAATGAGGCAGAGGCATTTAGGTTGGCGCTAGGTCTGTCCAGCGTACATAAATCGGCTGAAGGCTATTATACATACAGACCATTCGTTATTGAATTTCTCAGGAGGTACCAAACACTTGGTGTATTGGGCATCTACTAA
- a CDS encoding phosphate uptake regulator PhoU gives MEQVYLRKIQMSGGSTLIVSLPKEWVKAVGLKKLDEVLMIPQPDDTLLVMPYKKGTPNEVCIEPSSQITADEIIRAYISYYLAGYDTIRIRFERPSPELTQRVKESIRRWLVGVEIVEESSMEILTMCLPIHANLPLKNAIERMGRIASAMQKESLMAFLEGDKSLAQEIVIRDDEVDRLYHFIVRQLNLAISNPLILASLGLSSRQDCLGYMLVAKIIERAADHASAIAESVSTSKLNNSNILEAIEKVGKLSNTLFEDALSALLKGDTRLANDVIFRAYDLVRKIEDIEVPLLYPKHNIPFAILVRSALSNIKRISEYSADISEVAVNISVAKPRVIIGSISP, from the coding sequence ATGGAGCAGGTATACCTTAGAAAAATTCAGATGTCTGGAGGTTCTACGCTGATAGTTTCGCTACCAAAGGAATGGGTGAAGGCGGTCGGTTTGAAAAAACTTGATGAAGTGCTTATGATACCACAGCCAGATGACACGCTCCTTGTTATGCCCTACAAAAAAGGCACACCTAACGAGGTATGTATAGAGCCCTCTTCGCAAATCACGGCAGACGAGATTATCAGGGCCTATATATCTTATTACTTAGCGGGTTACGATACCATCAGGATAAGATTCGAGAGACCTTCACCAGAACTTACTCAAAGGGTTAAGGAGAGTATTAGGCGTTGGCTCGTGGGTGTGGAGATAGTCGAAGAATCTTCGATGGAAATTCTCACGATGTGTCTCCCGATTCATGCAAATCTTCCGTTGAAGAATGCGATTGAAAGGATGGGCAGAATAGCCTCTGCCATGCAAAAAGAGTCACTTATGGCATTCTTGGAAGGCGATAAATCTCTGGCACAAGAGATAGTTATAAGAGATGACGAAGTTGACCGATTGTATCATTTTATAGTAAGACAATTGAACCTAGCAATTTCTAATCCGCTTATACTTGCATCTTTAGGGCTTTCCAGTAGACAAGACTGTCTCGGATACATGCTCGTAGCCAAGATTATAGAGAGGGCGGCCGATCATGCGTCGGCTATAGCAGAATCAGTTAGCACATCAAAACTTAATAATTCCAACATTTTAGAGGCCATCGAGAAAGTCGGTAAACTTTCTAACACGCTCTTTGAGGATGCCCTCTCTGCTCTATTGAAGGGAGATACCAGGCTCGCGAATGATGTTATATTCAGAGCCTATGACCTAGTAAGGAAAATAGAGGATATTGAAGTGCCGTTGTTATATCCAAAGCATAATATACCGTTCGCAATCTTAGTAAGGTCAGCACTCAGTAACATAAAAAGGATATCGGAATATAGTGCAGATATTTCCGAGGTGGCAGTCAACATATCCGTTGCGAAACCTAGGGTAATAATCGGCTCCATTTCGCCCTAA
- a CDS encoding 2-oxoacid:ferredoxin oxidoreductase subunit beta — protein MILSYTYKSGVHIDWCPGCGDFGILSAIQIALSEMKIEQHRVVVFSGIGCSGKTPHYINTYGIHTIHGRSLPYAIGAKLANPNLVVLVVGGDGDMLGIGAGHFVAAGRRNVDITCIIFDNGVYGLTKGQASPTLRRGIKTKALPKPNINDAINPIALAIASGYTFVARGYAFDVKHLKDLIKQAVQHKGTALVDVLQPCPSYNDIMTKEWYSGEDRKDPITGKPIPRIYKLEESGFDPVVRKPDEEEILRKMCNAIAKSLEWGEKIPIGVFYHNPHVSTYEERLASRIPNYLRYPPALQKIADEDGRPIVDLEKLMESFKVR, from the coding sequence ATGATTTTGTCTTACACGTATAAAAGCGGAGTACATATTGATTGGTGTCCAGGTTGTGGCGACTTTGGCATACTTTCGGCCATACAGATAGCTCTTTCGGAAATGAAGATCGAACAACACAGGGTCGTAGTGTTCTCAGGCATAGGATGTTCAGGTAAAACACCGCATTACATTAACACTTACGGAATTCATACAATTCATGGTAGGTCGCTTCCATACGCCATAGGTGCAAAGCTTGCGAACCCAAATTTGGTGGTATTGGTAGTTGGTGGTGATGGGGATATGTTAGGTATAGGAGCTGGTCACTTCGTAGCAGCAGGTAGAAGAAACGTCGATATCACATGCATAATATTTGATAACGGTGTTTATGGTTTGACGAAGGGGCAAGCTTCTCCTACACTTAGGCGAGGTATCAAAACCAAAGCACTTCCAAAACCCAACATAAACGACGCTATTAATCCGATCGCGCTTGCAATTGCCTCGGGATATACTTTTGTCGCAAGAGGTTACGCATTTGACGTAAAGCACCTTAAGGATTTGATAAAGCAAGCAGTACAGCACAAGGGCACCGCTCTGGTAGATGTGCTCCAACCATGTCCAAGCTACAACGACATAATGACGAAAGAGTGGTATAGCGGTGAAGATAGGAAAGACCCTATTACTGGCAAACCAATTCCGAGAATCTATAAGCTTGAAGAATCAGGCTTTGACCCTGTGGTTCGCAAACCTGATGAGGAGGAAATATTACGGAAAATGTGTAACGCGATAGCAAAGTCTTTAGAATGGGGAGAAAAAATACCGATAGGAGTTTTCTATCACAACCCTCATGTTTCGACTTATGAAGAACGGTTAGCTTCAAGAATACCTAACTATCTCCGATACCCACCTGCATTGCAGAAAATTGCTGATGAGGATGGTCGTCCAATCGTAGATCTTGAAAAACTCATGGAAAGTTTTAAGGTTAGATAA
- a CDS encoding asparagine synthetase B, with translation MGKRHVDVTEITSRMLRMTSHPWLNLNLWIDGDLFYIKRIEELERLTLRGKTYLCSNNLSIFQDSVMLVDGEIYDIGGWYRIKELFTMINVQELSKMKNLDGNYAFAIIRDGNVILARDPIGTRPLYIASDSRGYAFATERKVLLAANFQNVRSLKPGHAIIINEDELLEFEFCNLLEEVRVLQPFIEPPQEMATILLKNLSCAVKKMIKGKSVGVLFSGGLDSAIIAKLSYDLGVEPELLCAGFPTSKDVLRAKRVAELLGLRINICELSEREIEEALPHVVRIIERRDVLDVSISLPLYFALCVARKVKLDRVLVGQGADEIFAGYKRYERIVEEGGYELLRDELLKDFSRLHEKNLERDYNIYLANFIEPAYPYLDVSVVKCAFQIPVEEKLKKETTGYSRKHILRIAAKLLGMPGEVVNMSKVAIQYGSGVWKIVRRELNKM, from the coding sequence GTGGGCAAAAGGCATGTAGACGTAACAGAGATAACATCAAGGATGTTGAGGATGACTAGTCATCCGTGGTTGAATCTGAATCTGTGGATAGATGGCGATCTATTCTATATAAAAAGAATTGAGGAACTAGAACGCCTAACTTTAAGAGGAAAGACGTACCTGTGCTCGAACAATTTGTCAATTTTTCAAGATTCCGTCATGTTAGTTGACGGAGAAATCTACGACATTGGAGGTTGGTATAGGATTAAAGAACTATTTACCATGATAAACGTTCAAGAATTAAGCAAAATGAAAAACTTGGATGGAAATTATGCATTTGCTATAATACGTGATGGAAATGTAATACTTGCAAGAGATCCTATAGGAACAAGACCGCTTTATATAGCATCGGATAGCAGAGGTTATGCGTTTGCAACCGAGCGAAAAGTACTCTTAGCAGCGAATTTTCAGAACGTTAGATCACTCAAACCAGGCCATGCTATTATCATAAATGAGGATGAATTGCTGGAATTCGAGTTTTGCAATTTACTAGAGGAGGTTCGAGTGCTTCAACCCTTTATTGAGCCACCTCAGGAGATGGCGACAATTTTGTTAAAAAATCTAAGCTGCGCCGTTAAAAAGATGATTAAAGGAAAGAGCGTAGGTGTTTTGTTTTCAGGTGGTCTCGATAGCGCCATCATAGCAAAGCTATCGTATGATTTAGGTGTGGAGCCGGAGCTTTTATGCGCCGGTTTTCCGACGTCTAAGGATGTTTTAAGGGCGAAAAGGGTAGCTGAACTGCTTGGGTTGCGTATTAATATATGCGAGCTGAGCGAGAGGGAAATTGAGGAAGCACTACCACACGTCGTCCGAATTATAGAAAGACGCGACGTGCTTGATGTTTCTATTAGTCTACCGCTGTACTTTGCTTTATGCGTAGCAAGAAAGGTAAAATTGGACCGTGTTTTAGTAGGTCAAGGTGCCGACGAGATATTTGCGGGTTACAAGCGATACGAAAGGATCGTGGAAGAAGGCGGTTATGAGCTTCTTAGAGATGAATTGTTAAAAGATTTTTCAAGATTACATGAGAAGAATTTGGAACGGGATTACAACATATATCTTGCAAATTTCATTGAGCCAGCGTATCCTTATCTCGATGTTTCGGTCGTTAAATGTGCCTTCCAAATACCCGTCGAAGAAAAGCTCAAAAAAGAAACTACAGGCTATTCACGTAAGCATATACTAAGAATTGCGGCTAAGTTACTTGGTATGCCCGGTGAAGTGGTCAACATGTCAAAGGTAGCAATTCAGTACGGTTCTGGCGTTTGGAAGATAGTGAGACGGGAACTAAATAAGATGTAG
- a CDS encoding Lrp/AsnC ligand binding domain-containing protein: MKAFILGSVSTRSALLDSLKAARASSLVKEAYLIWGPYDMLCKVEVSSLGQINTVLDLLYDNEVIDTNTLIVNEEGGLTFEVNDVDKIRKCAYIFIKLKRPAAPRLWDTFLKSIDDVTEAHQLFGMYDVVISVREEAREEYFERVFKRLWLLTEVNLTSTYTYFTLKV; the protein is encoded by the coding sequence ATGAAGGCATTTATTCTTGGGTCTGTAAGCACGAGAAGTGCACTTTTAGACAGCTTAAAAGCAGCGAGGGCTTCAAGTCTTGTAAAAGAAGCTTATCTGATATGGGGACCTTATGATATGCTTTGTAAGGTAGAAGTTTCGTCGTTAGGGCAAATAAACACGGTACTGGATTTACTCTACGATAATGAAGTTATTGATACCAACACATTAATAGTTAATGAAGAAGGTGGTCTGACGTTTGAGGTGAATGACGTTGATAAGATAAGGAAGTGCGCTTACATATTTATAAAACTGAAGAGACCGGCAGCACCAAGGCTTTGGGATACTTTTTTAAAAAGTATAGATGATGTGACCGAAGCGCATCAACTTTTTGGTATGTATGATGTCGTAATCTCGGTTAGGGAAGAGGCAAGAGAGGAGTATTTTGAAAGGGTCTTCAAAAGACTTTGGTTACTTACTGAGGTCAACCTTACGTCGACGTATACGTACTTTACACTTAAGGTCTAA
- a CDS encoding metal-dependent transcriptional regulator — METTPREHAEMYLKAIKLLNESGEDPVRVVSLAKKLGVAPPSVVQMLSKLEQEGYVSYGGRSGVKLTKLGDGVATRILRNARLLEVLMEKHLGIIADERIVCGVEHHMTEELAEALCKFLNHPRKCPHGIDIPPGKCCRI; from the coding sequence ATGGAGACCACGCCGAGAGAACATGCGGAAATGTATCTTAAGGCCATAAAACTTCTGAACGAGTCTGGCGAAGATCCCGTTAGGGTAGTGAGTTTGGCGAAAAAGCTTGGAGTGGCACCACCAAGCGTGGTTCAAATGTTGTCAAAACTTGAGCAGGAAGGATACGTGTCGTATGGGGGAAGGTCTGGTGTCAAACTGACCAAGCTAGGCGATGGTGTTGCAACTAGGATTTTAAGGAATGCTAGGCTACTTGAAGTTTTGATGGAGAAACATCTTGGAATAATAGCTGACGAAAGGATAGTGTGTGGTGTGGAACACCACATGACGGAGGAGCTGGCAGAGGCCTTATGTAAGTTCCTAAATCATCCGAGAAAATGCCCTCACGGCATTGATATACCGCCGGGAAAATGTTGTAGGATTTAA
- the pstS gene encoding phosphate ABC transporter substrate-binding protein PstS, protein MHKQGVSKTAVLGSAIAAIVIVAAIVLILLGGGHTQPSPTPTYTPPTTPTTTPTPTPTPTPKPTPTPTPTPTPTPTPTPTIRWPEKLLGGGATFVNPLMQKWAYEFKQKKGFFGVDYQSIGSGQGIAKLKEQAVDFAASDAPLKKSDWEELKKVRGGVMQMPITIGSVVAIFNIPAVNELRLSQEVLLKIFDGSIKKWNDPRLVELNPHLRGVERDIIVVYRADRSGTTFIWTDFLEKVSGGKFPRDMSFKLPDEEGDKARFIGARGNEGVTEAVRNTQYSIGYVELSYAVLGGLNHAAIQNKAGRFVKASMESVTEAVRSVIEHVKLPDPLEDWSAVSLVKLEPPGPDAYPIVSFSYVMLYVENSSEKAAALREFLTWVYQEGQKYVLEVPGYIPLPDNAVQIGLKGVTYIRAT, encoded by the coding sequence ATGCACAAACAGGGTGTCTCGAAAACAGCAGTCTTGGGTTCCGCAATAGCAGCCATTGTGATCGTCGCCGCGATAGTGTTAATACTACTTGGAGGGGGGCACACTCAACCAAGTCCGACACCAACTTATACACCGCCCACGACTCCGACGACTACCCCTACTCCGACGCCAACTCCAACACCTAAACCAACACCTACGCCAACACCAACTCCAACACCTACACCAACTCCGACACCCACTATTCGATGGCCAGAAAAGCTCCTAGGTGGTGGAGCTACTTTCGTTAACCCGTTGATGCAAAAATGGGCCTACGAGTTTAAACAGAAGAAAGGCTTTTTCGGTGTTGACTACCAGAGCATAGGTAGCGGACAGGGAATAGCAAAGCTCAAGGAACAAGCGGTAGATTTCGCGGCCAGCGACGCTCCGCTAAAGAAGAGCGATTGGGAGGAGTTGAAGAAGGTTAGGGGAGGCGTTATGCAAATGCCCATAACGATAGGTTCGGTTGTTGCGATATTCAACATACCAGCCGTAAACGAGCTTAGATTATCGCAAGAAGTTCTCCTGAAGATCTTTGATGGGAGCATAAAGAAGTGGAACGACCCTAGGTTGGTGGAGCTTAACCCACACCTTAGGGGTGTGGAAAGGGACATAATCGTTGTCTACAGAGCAGACAGAAGTGGGACGACCTTTATCTGGACTGATTTTTTGGAAAAAGTTAGTGGAGGGAAGTTCCCAAGGGACATGTCATTCAAACTTCCGGACGAAGAAGGCGATAAGGCACGCTTCATAGGTGCGAGAGGTAACGAGGGCGTCACAGAGGCCGTAAGAAACACTCAATATAGCATAGGATACGTGGAATTATCGTATGCTGTGCTGGGCGGTCTAAATCATGCTGCGATACAAAATAAAGCAGGTCGATTCGTAAAAGCGTCCATGGAAAGTGTGACGGAGGCAGTCAGATCCGTTATAGAGCATGTAAAGTTACCAGACCCTCTGGAAGACTGGAGCGCTGTCTCGTTGGTTAAGCTCGAACCACCAGGTCCTGACGCATATCCTATAGTAAGCTTTAGCTACGTCATGTTATATGTCGAGAACTCGTCCGAAAAGGCGGCGGCCTTACGCGAGTTTTTAACTTGGGTATATCAAGAAGGGCAGAAATATGTGCTCGAGGTACCTGGTTATATCCCCCTACCAGATAATGCGGTGCAGATCGGTCTAAAGGGAGTCACCTATATAAGGGCGACGTAA
- a CDS encoding 2-oxoacid:acceptor oxidoreductase subunit alpha — protein sequence MQNNRLVWRIGGAQGSGVDLAASIFAKACAMGGLNVFGTREYYSNIKGMHSYFTVVISNKQVRAHSNNIHLLSSFDAETVIRHALSVVPNGGIIFDPSIVEEDIKKIPTMEREYVKRVLETLRSEGLGESVKDVLELAKKRDVVQISLPYLDLLKEVSKLVAEPQLSVLVRMVNVMAVSAAFSLLKYDFEFLLKSIDATFKGREKVAKMNIKAAEYVYDYVQQTYGNTLKFKLSPTEHSEDRILVSGTTSVALGKITGGVRFQSYYPITPASDESVYLEDIEVFELKSEVEVEGSILSRNGSIIVFQTEDEIAAITSATGAALTGTRAATATSGPGFSLMVEGLSWAGMNEVPIVVTLYQRGGPSTGLPTRHEQADLLFAMYGGHGEFPRIVLASGDVEEAFYDAILAQNYAERYQLPVIHVLDKALANSIMTCKKFDITKVVIDRGHFVDKKDLNGEYKRFKFTESGISPRARLGDEGTIFWNTGDEHDEYGHIIEDPLIRRAMMEKRMKKLDIIAKEVPNEEKLKIFGEVSASNIVVSWGSPKGAILDSLEPLKEEGVDLCYVQFKMMKPFPTKAIEDILSNAKKIIDIENNYSGQLGKIIKSEVGIGPTHYILKYNGRPISAEEVFYGIISAVREDKKRIVLTGGV from the coding sequence ATGCAAAACAATAGGCTTGTTTGGAGAATTGGAGGTGCACAAGGCTCTGGCGTCGATTTGGCCGCAAGCATATTTGCGAAGGCCTGTGCGATGGGCGGTCTTAACGTTTTCGGTACGCGTGAATATTACTCAAACATAAAAGGCATGCATAGCTATTTTACGGTTGTAATATCTAACAAGCAGGTCAGAGCACACTCAAATAATATTCACCTACTTTCGTCGTTCGATGCCGAAACCGTCATAAGACACGCTCTAAGTGTGGTACCAAACGGTGGAATAATATTTGATCCATCTATCGTGGAAGAAGACATAAAAAAGATACCAACTATGGAACGTGAATATGTTAAGAGAGTTTTAGAAACGCTTAGGTCCGAGGGGCTGGGTGAGAGTGTAAAAGACGTATTGGAGCTAGCTAAGAAACGTGACGTTGTTCAGATATCCTTACCCTACCTGGACCTTCTTAAAGAGGTATCAAAGTTGGTAGCGGAGCCGCAGCTCAGCGTTTTGGTGAGAATGGTCAACGTAATGGCAGTCTCGGCAGCTTTTAGTTTATTAAAGTACGACTTTGAATTTCTTTTGAAATCAATAGATGCAACTTTTAAGGGGAGGGAAAAAGTAGCGAAGATGAATATTAAAGCTGCTGAGTATGTCTACGATTACGTACAACAGACGTACGGCAATACTTTGAAGTTTAAATTATCGCCGACAGAACACTCGGAGGATAGAATCCTTGTATCAGGAACGACCTCCGTTGCCCTCGGAAAGATAACTGGAGGCGTAAGGTTTCAGTCGTACTATCCCATAACACCTGCATCAGATGAAAGCGTGTATCTGGAGGACATCGAGGTGTTTGAACTGAAGTCTGAAGTTGAGGTTGAAGGATCCATCTTGAGCCGGAATGGCTCTATAATAGTCTTCCAGACCGAGGATGAGATAGCAGCGATAACTTCCGCTACCGGCGCTGCATTAACGGGTACGAGAGCTGCTACGGCAACTTCAGGCCCCGGATTTTCACTAATGGTTGAGGGGCTAAGTTGGGCCGGTATGAATGAAGTACCTATTGTCGTGACATTATACCAGAGGGGAGGACCAAGTACCGGTTTACCAACTAGGCACGAACAGGCCGATTTACTGTTCGCTATGTACGGTGGGCATGGTGAATTTCCCCGCATAGTACTTGCCTCGGGTGATGTAGAAGAGGCCTTTTACGACGCCATATTAGCACAAAATTATGCTGAGAGATATCAGCTGCCAGTCATACATGTGCTCGATAAGGCACTAGCTAACAGCATCATGACATGCAAGAAATTTGACATAACAAAGGTTGTGATCGATAGGGGGCATTTCGTGGATAAAAAGGACTTAAATGGAGAATATAAGAGGTTTAAGTTCACAGAATCCGGCATATCACCTAGGGCTAGGCTTGGTGATGAAGGCACAATATTTTGGAACACTGGAGATGAGCACGACGAATACGGTCACATTATCGAAGATCCTTTGATTAGGAGAGCTATGATGGAAAAAAGAATGAAAAAACTAGACATAATAGCCAAGGAGGTTCCTAATGAAGAGAAACTAAAGATATTCGGTGAGGTGTCTGCATCGAACATCGTAGTTAGCTGGGGCTCACCAAAAGGCGCAATACTCGATTCTCTTGAACCTCTTAAAGAAGAGGGCGTTGATCTCTGTTACGTTCAATTCAAGATGATGAAACCTTTTCCGACGAAAGCTATAGAGGACATTCTTTCGAACGCAAAAAAGATCATAGATATTGAGAATAATTACTCTGGGCAATTGGGTAAGATTATCAAATCAGAAGTGGGCATTGGTCCGACCCACTACATCTTAAAGTACAATGGGAGGCCCATATCCGCTGAGGAGGTTTTCTATGGCATAATATCTGCCGTTAGAGAGGATAAGAAGCGCATCGTGCTGACCGGAGGTGTATGA
- a CDS encoding TatD family hydrolase: MLVDAHAHLYGFKDPEKFSGIAIIVVAEDYHTSLEALRLGERFNNVFPCVGVHPWKLSEVSDEEIKNVCRLIGKYDVKCIGEVGLDRRHARTSFDRQLEVFNTFVRLASEYSLPMNLHCLDTWQKVLDILLKNDVTKALFHWYTGPLNLLEKISSAGYFISINPMSAIQKRHKEAARLMDIRSILTESDGAYVYRGVLLEPSMVENSLNVISEVKGMDKEVVKRTVAENFRNFLKI, from the coding sequence ATGCTAGTAGACGCCCATGCCCATCTTTATGGATTTAAAGACCCAGAAAAATTTAGTGGGATAGCTATAATAGTGGTCGCGGAGGACTACCATACAAGTTTAGAAGCCCTAAGATTGGGTGAGAGGTTCAATAACGTATTCCCATGCGTAGGAGTTCATCCTTGGAAGCTTTCGGAAGTTAGCGATGAGGAAATTAAAAATGTTTGTAGATTAATTGGCAAATATGATGTCAAGTGTATCGGCGAGGTTGGTCTTGATAGACGTCATGCTAGGACGTCGTTTGATAGGCAACTAGAAGTTTTCAATACTTTTGTTAGACTTGCATCAGAATATTCATTACCGATGAACCTACATTGTCTTGATACCTGGCAGAAGGTTTTGGACATACTTCTTAAAAATGACGTGACGAAGGCACTCTTCCATTGGTATACCGGCCCGTTGAATTTGTTAGAAAAAATATCGTCGGCCGGTTATTTTATATCAATAAATCCGATGAGTGCCATCCAAAAGAGACATAAGGAAGCTGCCCGGCTGATGGATATACGTTCAATATTAACAGAGAGCGATGGAGCATACGTATACAGGGGCGTATTGCTTGAACCTTCAATGGTAGAAAATTCATTGAACGTAATATCTGAGGTAAAGGGAATGGACAAAGAGGTTGTTAAGAGGACGGTAGCCGAAAACTTTAGAAACTTTTTAAAAATATGA
- the pcn gene encoding proliferating cell nuclear antigen (pcna) produces MSFRMRLPNAEYLADLIKAISAVVEEGTFVVDEKSIKMVSMDPAHISLVDFELDKSAAEEYVCSEPINITVNITELLKFLKRGKKSENVTMVYESDRKKLTIILSDVASSKERSFTMSALEPVTSRITIPNLTFEALAKVNTDALADAIEDSSLVSDYVKFTISPDAVTLSAKGEVGAVQIKLSKTGTAVYEIKADKEVWANFSINYVEKIIKAAKTLSEELTIELSTNKPIKFGFSIPSGKLSYLVAPRIEPA; encoded by the coding sequence ATGTCGTTCAGGATGCGTTTACCCAATGCAGAATATCTCGCGGACCTCATCAAAGCAATATCTGCGGTCGTTGAGGAGGGTACGTTTGTAGTAGACGAGAAATCTATAAAGATGGTCTCGATGGACCCTGCACATATATCATTGGTCGACTTTGAATTGGATAAAAGTGCAGCCGAAGAGTACGTATGCTCAGAGCCCATCAATATTACCGTTAACATAACTGAGCTTTTGAAATTCTTAAAGAGAGGTAAGAAAAGCGAAAACGTAACTATGGTGTATGAAAGCGACAGGAAGAAGCTAACGATTATACTGAGCGATGTTGCTAGCTCTAAGGAAAGAAGCTTCACTATGAGTGCCTTAGAACCAGTAACCTCAAGAATAACTATTCCGAATCTGACATTCGAAGCGCTCGCAAAGGTTAACACAGATGCATTAGCTGATGCGATAGAGGACAGTAGCTTAGTAAGCGATTATGTCAAGTTTACTATAAGTCCTGATGCTGTTACACTCTCAGCTAAGGGCGAAGTTGGAGCAGTTCAAATAAAACTGAGTAAGACTGGTACTGCCGTATATGAGATAAAGGCCGATAAAGAAGTATGGGCTAATTTCAGTATAAATTATGTCGAAAAGATAATTAAAGCCGCTAAAACATTGTCTGAAGAGCTTACTATCGAACTCTCGACCAACAAGCCTATCAAATTTGGGTTTTCCATTCCATCAGGCAAGCTAAGTTATCTAGTAGCCCCTAGGATAGAACCCGCCTGA
- a CDS encoding fumarylacetoacetate hydrolase family protein, translating into MKIASYKINDETGYGIVLNGKLVRSDSLSIKLPDDIIDFIAEKAYIETLRKDLQKLQKYAEPLEKFHLLPPIPKPGKLICLGLNYTDHAEEQGVKPPAEPIIFFKPRTSLTGPYDDIVYPKIVKQLDYEGELVVIIGKYGKNIPEEDAMEYVFGYTVMNDVSARDIQFRDKQWTRGKSFDTFAPCGPWIVTRDEIPDPHRLRIITKVNDELRQNSSTANMVFKISQIVSSMSMVMTLEPGDMISTGTPAGVGYFMKPEPKLLSIGDVVEVSIESIGTIRNRVVAEL; encoded by the coding sequence GTGAAAATCGCAAGCTATAAAATAAACGATGAGACGGGTTACGGTATAGTCTTAAACGGCAAGCTTGTGAGAAGTGATTCGCTAAGCATTAAACTTCCAGACGACATAATAGATTTCATAGCCGAGAAAGCATACATAGAAACGCTTAGAAAAGATTTACAAAAACTTCAAAAATACGCTGAGCCCCTGGAGAAGTTCCATCTTCTGCCACCAATTCCAAAACCAGGTAAGCTCATTTGTTTAGGTTTAAACTACACGGATCATGCTGAAGAGCAGGGCGTGAAACCACCTGCCGAGCCTATAATATTTTTTAAGCCTAGGACAAGCCTTACGGGGCCATATGATGACATAGTTTATCCGAAGATTGTCAAACAGCTTGACTATGAAGGTGAGTTAGTTGTCATTATAGGCAAATATGGTAAAAACATTCCTGAAGAAGATGCGATGGAATACGTCTTCGGCTACACGGTCATGAATGATGTTTCGGCGAGGGACATACAGTTTCGTGATAAACAATGGACTCGTGGAAAGAGTTTCGACACTTTCGCCCCATGCGGTCCTTGGATTGTAACTAGGGATGAGATTCCCGACCCGCACAGGCTTAGAATAATCACGAAAGTGAACGACGAGTTAAGGCAGAATTCGTCAACAGCCAACATGGTCTTCAAGATATCCCAAATAGTATCCTCTATGAGCATGGTCATGACCCTTGAGCCTGGTGATATGATCTCAACAGGAACACCAGCAGGTGTTGGATACTTTATGAAACCCGAGCCCAAGTTATTGTCAATCGGAGATGTTGTAGAAGTATCGATAGAAAGCATAGGAACCATCAGAAATAGAGTCGTTGCTGAACTTTAG